A window of Roseiflexus castenholzii DSM 13941 genomic DNA:
GCGCGCGCAATGGCTCGGTATCGTTGGCGTGCCGGCAGGGTATATCCATCTGGCGGATGCGTTGCTCGATTTCAGCGGGCAGCGCCACCTGCGGCGCCGCTGGAGCGTTCCGGTCGCATATGCGATAAGTGTCGTCTTTCTGGTATTCGCGTGGGGCACGGACCTGGTGTTGCGCAATGGTGTGCAGGTTCAACCGGTCGCGCAGTTCAACGCCGGTCCCCTCTTCTGGCTGTTTACTGTCTACTTCGCAATCGCCTGTCTCATCGGGCTGGCTGCCTCGCTGCGCGTGCGCCAGGCGGCGCTGACGCCGACCCTGCGCCGGCGTATGACCTACCTGAGCCTGACGTTTGTCGGTCCGGCGATTGCGGTCTACCCGTTTCTCGTCATTCCAGGACCGGAGTATTTCGTTCCATTTGCGCTCGTCCTTTTTCTAGTAGCGGTGGGAAACGTTGCGGTTATGCTGATGACAACGGTGATGGTCTACAGTATCGCATTCCAGGGATTGCCGCTGCCAGACCGCCTGATCAAGCAAGATTTCATCCGCTGGGTGTTGTACGGTCCCTTCGTTGGCGTCTGCATCGCGTTGTTCCTGCGCGCCACGCCGGTGCTGGCGCGCTGGCTCGGTTTGCCGGAGCAGGTGCTGTTGACGGCCGGCGTAGTGATGATGACCGTAATGATGCCGCTGTTTGTCAACCGCCTGAAGCCATACCTCGATGCGCTGGTGTATGCACAGGATCACGCCGAGATCGACTACCTGCGCGCCCTACCGCGCAACACCTTCACCCAGACCGACCTGCGCAGCCTTCTGGAGAACACGCTGGTTGTCGTCTGCGGAGCATTGCGTTCAGAGACCGGATTCGTTGCTGCGCCGGACGATGCTGGCGGCTATACTGTGAAAATGCTGGTGGGGTCGCGCCAGGTAGTGCGGCGATTTGTCAATGATCACCCACTGGTCGATCTGATAGAGCGATTATCGCGGTTGCCGCCGCGACCGGCCGGCGATACGCCGCCAGCCGAGACGTTTCTGCGTGTTGAAGGGTTTTGGCTGCTGCCGCTCCGCGCTCCCAACGGCGAGTTGATCGGATGTCTCGGTGTTGCCTACCCGCATGATACGCTTGGCGCCGATGCGCGGCGTCTCATTGGGGCGCTGGCGCACCGTATGGAACTGGCGCTCGAAACGGTGCAGATGCAGCAGCGGTTGTTCAACACGCTGCGCGGGTTGGGACCGGATATGCAGTCGCTCCAGCATTTGAGCACCCAACTCGAGCAGGCAACACCGGCCTCGCTTCAAACGCTCGAGGCGGATGTTGCGTTGCTGCCCGAGTTTCCGCAACTGGTCAAGGAGGCGCTGGCACACTACTGGGGAGGACCGAAACTGTCGGAAAGTCCCCTGTTGGGGTTGCGAACGGTGCAGCGAATACTCGATGAGCAAGGAGGCAGCCCGACGCGCGCGTTGCAGGCGGTGCTACGCCAGGCGATTGAGAACCTGCGCCCCGATGCGCAACTCGATCCATCAGCGCAGGAATGGCTGCTGTACAATAT
This region includes:
- a CDS encoding histidine kinase N-terminal 7TM domain-containing protein — its product is MTDLPFLTNLLLAINDLLTSAVLIVSFSLLVYLVLQNRYTPIARALAVLLGSIVVVFGGDVLTQQVQREETLHILLRAQWLGIVGVPAGYIHLADALLDFSGQRHLRRRWSVPVAYAISVVFLVFAWGTDLVLRNGVQVQPVAQFNAGPLFWLFTVYFAIACLIGLAASLRVRQAALTPTLRRRMTYLSLTFVGPAIAVYPFLVIPGPEYFVPFALVLFLVAVGNVAVMLMTTVMVYSIAFQGLPLPDRLIKQDFIRWVLYGPFVGVCIALFLRATPVLARWLGLPEQVLLTAGVVMMTVMMPLFVNRLKPYLDALVYAQDHAEIDYLRALPRNTFTQTDLRSLLENTLVVVCGALRSETGFVAAPDDAGGYTVKMLVGSRQVVRRFVNDHPLVDLIERLSRLPPRPAGDTPPAETFLRVEGFWLLPLRAPNGELIGCLGVAYPHDTLGADARRLIGALAHRMELALETVQMQQRLFNTLRGLGPDMQSLQHLSTQLEQATPASLQTLEADVALLPEFPQLVKEALAHYWGGPKLSESPLLGLRTVQRILDEQGGSPTRALQAVLRQAIENLRPDAQLDPSAQEWLLYNILEMRFLQGRRIRETADRLAMSESDLYRKQRIAVEEVARQLALMEEAANRVAVEKNL